Proteins found in one Mytilus edulis chromosome 2, xbMytEdul2.2, whole genome shotgun sequence genomic segment:
- the LOC139511631 gene encoding uncharacterized protein codes for MYQQVRANVRQHAYSESSNDGKYSEDDSSSDDKQVLLHFLKNNGTKYADELARTFSSTESNNNHCHPGEINFNTLINEGSCCIEDVIEHTEIQSGLPIHGSDVGTDLHSEEMYGEIATEDRNNNYKIRHRLQDSNLSNLEGRQEILTADDFTTKVDCFNCANVSRLTDGNLLAKGSHVKFGRYSHSTKTNDFLKRRLKGKFGFPYFHHAIVTDIFSKEFHKISICVVNFTTKTDTGKVNIEVIEERLDINLEEEYLFLVEYKYLSFTADEIIARAKSLRGSRSYNLFTNNCEHVAVWCVTKIKASFQSDNSGDLIQSWFTWFAAMLDKIVHLSSVSNDIVSATKLLFLRGAVICCPILCAIVECILLIRRFKQLKDQLKRRLICLSCFSKKRIKILAKLVEGFTVSIALIMPTLKYAIPVIGIGIIALVVIPWACEKLITKIKAKINPTSVIPKMIVHSMSDIQPGDVLTLYKGITGHDVVVEKVKLLNRQEGLNIESIGIVHYAFCGLLGTRTVRRDTVNINLNTDKLFVYDFPEEKTFSSDTVAVRAMKKIGEQKFNVFNRRSSHLAWDCKVLLPATRSAS; via the exons ATGTATCAACAAGTAAGAGCCAATGTTCGCCAACATGCATATTCCGAAAGTAGCAACGATGGAAAATACAGTGAGGATGATTCTTCATCTGATGATAAACAGGTATTGCTGCACTTCCTGAAGAATAATGGAACTAAATATGCAGATGAATTAGCCAGAACTTTCAGCAGTACAGAAAGCAATAATAATCATTGTCATCCAGGAGAAATAAACTTCAATACTCTTATTAATGAAGGTTCTTGCTGCATCGAAGATGTGATTGAGCATACTGAAATTCAATCTGGATTACCTATTCATGGTTCTGATGTAGGAACTGATCTTCATTCTGAAGAAATGTATGGTGAGATAGCTACGGAAGACAGGAACAATAATTACAAGATACGTCATAGGTTACAAGACTcgaatttgtcaaatttagagGGTCGACAAGAAATACTGACTGCCGACGATTTCACAACTAAAGTAGACTGTTTTAACTGTGCAAATGTGTCAAGATTAACCGATGGAAATTTGCTAGCAAAGGGCAGTCATGTTAAATTTGGCAGGTACTCCCACAGCACTAAGACGAACGATTTTTTAAAGAGACGTTTAAAAGGCAAGTTCGGCTTTCCGTACTTTCATCATGCAATTGTAACCGATATATTTTCAAAGGAATTCCATAAGATAAGCATCTGTGTAGTTAACTTTACAACTAAGACAGATACTGGCAAAGTGAACATAGAAGTCATTGAAGAACGTTTGGACATTAATCTTGAGGAAGAATATTTGTTCTTAGTTGAGTACAAATACTTATCGTTTACTGCTGACGAGATTATAGCACGTGCGAAAAGTTTAAGAGGAAGCAGATCGTATAACCTGTTTACCAATAATTGTGAGCATGTAGCAGTATGGTGTGTCACAAAGATAAAAGCAAGTTTTCAGTCCGATAACTCAGGTGATCTTATTCAAAGCTGGTTTACCTGGTTTGCTGCAATGTTGGATAAGATTGTTCATTTAAGTTCAGTTTCAAATGATATAGTCTCTGCCACTAAATTGTTATTCTTGCGGGGAGCAGTTATTTGTTGCCCAATTTTATGTGCTATCGTTGAATGTATTCTGCTGATACGAAGATTTAAACAACTGAAAGATCAGTTAAAAAGGCGCCTGATCTGTTTATCTTGCTTCAGCAAAAAAAGAATAAAGATTCTAGCTAAGTTAGTAGAAGGATTTACAGTGTCTATTGCTTTAATTATGCCAACTTTAAAATACGCTATTCCTGTTATTGGAATTGGGATTATCGCTCTTGTTGTGATACCATGGGCTTGCGAAAAACTAATTACAAAGATAAAAGCTAAGATAAACCCAACTTCAGTTATTCCTAAAATGATTGTGCATTCAATGAGTGACATACAACCTGGTGATGTCTTAACTTTATACAAAGGCATTACTGGCCATGACGTTGTTGTTGAAAAGGTTAAGCTGCTGAATAGACAAGAAGGATTGAATATAGAAAGTATTGGTATCGTTCATTATGCATTCTGTGGTTTGCTCGGTACGAGAACAGTTCGACGTGACACAGTCAACATCAACCtaaatacagataaattattCGTCTATGATTTCCCTGAAGAAAAGACGTTTTCTTCTGATACCGTAGCAGTTAGAGCAATGAAAAAGATTGGAGAACAGAAATTTAATGTGTTTAATCGCAGATCAAGTCATTTGGCGTGGGATTGTAAG gttttaCTGCCTGCTACACGAAGCGCCTCGTGA